Proteins from a single region of Streptomyces griseiscabiei:
- a CDS encoding N-acetylmuramoyl-L-alanine amidase codes for MERARPSPSRRRLLQGTALAAIPYALLPTPRADARSPALDHTPARWDPASPANYTAADRPAGRPIDLVIIHVTQTTYKNTLPVFWNPAKQVSAHYVLRSADGRVTQCVRERDIAWHAGNWDYNARSIGIEHEGWVDRPEYFTAAMYEQSAALTSAVCDRYGIPKDRAHIIGHHEVPGTDHTDPGPHWDWDHYIRLVDAG; via the coding sequence ATGGAGCGAGCCAGGCCGTCGCCCAGCAGGCGGCGGCTGCTGCAGGGCACCGCCCTCGCCGCGATCCCCTACGCGTTGCTCCCGACCCCCCGGGCCGACGCCCGGTCACCGGCCCTCGACCACACACCCGCCCGCTGGGACCCGGCGAGCCCGGCCAACTACACCGCGGCCGACCGCCCGGCCGGCCGGCCGATCGACCTGGTGATCATCCATGTGACACAGACGACGTACAAGAACACCCTGCCGGTCTTCTGGAACCCGGCGAAGCAGGTCTCCGCGCACTATGTGCTCAGGTCGGCCGACGGGCGGGTCACCCAGTGCGTCCGTGAGCGGGACATCGCCTGGCACGCGGGCAATTGGGACTACAACGCGCGGAGCATAGGCATCGAGCACGAGGGCTGGGTGGACCGGCCCGAGTACTTCACCGCCGCCATGTACGAGCAGTCGGCGGCCCTCACCTCGGCGGTCTGCGACCGGTACGGCATACCGAAGGACCGCGCCCACATCATCGGCCACCACGAGGTGCCGGGCACCGACCACACCGATCCGGGGCCGCACTGGGACTGGGACCACTACATACGCCTGGTGGACGCCGGCTGA